From a region of the Candidatus Neomarinimicrobiota bacterium genome:
- a CDS encoding cytochrome c maturation protein CcmE, whose translation MTQSKKIVLAVTGIVLVSLFWIYRASTASDPQESLMIEFLSLEDIEDAGLNRVRLGGIVEPGSIQIGKKNLLDCRFTLAQGEDIVRVHYTQTRPDLFDDGAEVIVTGVLDGDIFEADDLQTKCASRYEGDLRDESSYQLDELDI comes from the coding sequence ATGACCCAATCAAAAAAAATCGTTCTGGCTGTTACCGGAATTGTTTTAGTATCATTATTTTGGATTTACCGTGCATCAACGGCATCAGATCCTCAGGAATCCCTAATGATTGAATTTCTTTCATTAGAAGATATTGAAGATGCCGGATTAAACCGAGTTCGGTTAGGTGGAATCGTGGAGCCCGGTTCAATTCAAATCGGAAAAAAGAATCTACTAGACTGTCGTTTTACTTTGGCACAGGGTGAAGATATTGTTCGTGTCCACTATACTCAAACTCGTCCGGACCTTTTTGATGATGGTGCGGAGGTTATAGTTACCGGTGTGCTTGATGGTGATATTTTTGAAGCAGATGATCTTCAGACAAAGTGTGCTTCACGCTATGAAGGTGATCTGCGAGATGAATCTAGTTACCAGCTAGACGAACTAGACATATGA
- a CDS encoding heme lyase CcmF/NrfE family subunit, which translates to MTAVVGGFSLNLALGFACLSCIAILFYEKTKDYRLFLTAQRLALGTCLFVVFSTVALSVLLLNSDFDVNYVAHYTSLETPNIYKISALWAGQEGSLLFWLFILSLYTGVVIIQNRYRHQTMMPWVILVLSIVQGFFLILTNFVSNPFAPTEANFIIANGNGLNPLLQNITMAIHPPTLYLGYIGFTIPFAFAIAAMATGETGSVWIRASRRWALVTWMFLGIGIILGGWWAYQELGWGGYWAWDPVENASFMPWLTGTAFIHSILIQEKRDMLKAWNMVLIIITFALVIFGTFLTRSGVMSSVHSFAQSSLGPLFLGFVFFILIASFLLFAKRFSLLKSDRKIGSITSRESGFVFNNVIFVILCFAVFWGTMFPVLTEAVKGTKITVGPPFFIQITTPIGLALLLLTGIGPLLAWRRTSKQSFIRNFTIPVLSALIFGIILIGLGLSGTNVMTGSLSLFVSVAILLEFWRAISIRRAKLRESIFSALSKIIIRNRSRYGGYIAHLGIVVMFIGFAGKTFDQESEWSMNAGDEKHLAGFHFRMNKITEAERPNHYAWIADLTVKDEAGKTITRLKPEKRIYFHNNPNPDRRQPHSELDIYSTIKQDIYSVFSAVDPDTETAFLKIMINPLVRLVWIGGFILVFGTLISLWPGKQLL; encoded by the coding sequence ATGACAGCGGTCGTAGGTGGATTTTCTCTAAACCTCGCTTTGGGGTTTGCTTGCCTTTCGTGCATCGCAATTCTTTTTTACGAAAAAACGAAAGATTACCGTCTTTTCCTGACGGCGCAGAGGCTAGCGTTAGGGACATGCCTTTTTGTAGTATTTTCTACCGTTGCTCTTTCAGTCCTGTTATTAAACAGCGATTTTGATGTCAACTATGTGGCACATTATACAAGTTTAGAGACTCCAAACATTTATAAAATATCAGCGCTTTGGGCCGGACAGGAAGGTTCACTACTTTTTTGGTTGTTTATCTTATCGTTGTATACCGGAGTTGTCATTATCCAAAATCGGTACCGCCACCAAACCATGATGCCATGGGTTATTCTGGTTCTTAGTATTGTCCAAGGATTTTTTCTAATTCTCACAAATTTTGTATCTAATCCATTTGCACCGACCGAAGCAAATTTTATTATAGCAAATGGGAACGGGCTGAATCCATTATTGCAAAATATCACAATGGCTATTCATCCACCCACGCTGTATTTGGGATATATCGGATTTACGATTCCTTTCGCATTTGCGATTGCTGCCATGGCAACCGGAGAAACAGGTTCAGTTTGGATTAGAGCTTCCAGAAGGTGGGCATTGGTTACATGGATGTTTTTGGGAATCGGAATTATTTTAGGTGGCTGGTGGGCATATCAAGAACTTGGCTGGGGTGGATACTGGGCGTGGGATCCTGTAGAGAATGCATCTTTTATGCCATGGCTTACCGGGACCGCTTTTATTCATTCCATTTTGATCCAGGAAAAAAGAGATATGCTCAAAGCATGGAATATGGTTCTGATTATTATCACGTTTGCTCTAGTCATTTTTGGAACATTTTTAACACGAAGTGGAGTTATGTCATCTGTGCATTCTTTTGCGCAATCTTCTTTGGGACCACTATTTTTAGGATTCGTATTTTTTATTTTAATTGCCTCTTTTCTCTTATTTGCTAAACGCTTTTCTCTTTTGAAATCTGATCGGAAAATTGGTTCAATTACTTCCAGGGAAAGTGGGTTTGTATTCAACAATGTCATATTCGTTATTTTATGCTTCGCAGTATTTTGGGGAACCATGTTTCCTGTACTTACCGAAGCCGTAAAAGGAACCAAAATAACGGTTGGGCCACCTTTCTTTATTCAAATTACCACTCCAATCGGGCTCGCACTTTTGTTACTTACAGGCATTGGTCCACTCCTTGCGTGGCGGCGCACTTCGAAACAAAGTTTTATTCGCAATTTTACAATTCCGGTTTTATCAGCTCTTATATTTGGCATAATTTTAATTGGTTTAGGATTATCCGGTACAAACGTAATGACAGGATCTTTGTCCTTGTTTGTTTCGGTTGCAATACTACTTGAATTTTGGCGGGCAATTTCCATCCGCCGAGCAAAACTCAGGGAATCCATTTTTTCTGCGTTATCGAAGATTATTATCCGAAACAGAAGTCGATACGGTGGCTACATTGCCCATCTTGGCATTGTGGTTATGTTTATCGGTTTTGCGGGGAAGACTTTTGATCAGGAAAGCGAATGGAGTATGAATGCCGGAGATGAAAAACATCTTGCGGGATTTCATTTTCGAATGAATAAAATTACTGAAGCTGAAAGACCAAACCATTATGCATGGATAGCGGATTTAACGGTAAAGGATGAAGCAGGTAAAACGATTACGCGCCTTAAACCAGAAAAGCGAATATATTTTCACAACAATCCAAATCCTGACCGCCGTCAGCCTCATAGTGAGCTTGATATTTATTCAACGATTAAGCAGGATATTTATTCGGTGTTTTCTGCAGTTGATCCAGATACGGAAACTGCATTCCTTAAAATTATGATCAACCCACTTGTCCGGCTGGTTTGGATTGGCGGATTCATTCTTGTGTTCGGAACATTAATTTCGTTATGGCCGGGGAAACAATTATTATGA
- a CDS encoding ABC transporter ATP-binding protein, which yields MLEVRNLKKSFFHKPILDEISFTIQKGESVALAGPNGAGKTTLLRIIAGIASSDAGDINCSFKPLLYMGHAPGLYAGLSLRENVKLFAGLHQQPLDPNIMEKTFSNFGLGNHSHKPTRVLSQGMLQRLKLVIGSLLHWDFLLFDEPFNALDEDGQSLAKTLIKEWVAKRKTILFVDHNKARSHELSSRQIILSGGHIQKENQA from the coding sequence ATGCTTGAAGTTAGGAATCTTAAAAAATCATTTTTTCACAAACCAATTTTAGATGAAATTTCATTTACAATTCAAAAAGGGGAATCGGTTGCATTGGCTGGACCAAATGGCGCCGGTAAAACGACCTTACTCAGAATTATTGCCGGGATTGCTTCCTCGGATGCCGGGGATATAAACTGTTCTTTTAAACCTTTATTGTATATGGGACATGCGCCCGGCTTATATGCCGGTTTGTCCCTCCGAGAAAATGTGAAACTTTTTGCGGGTCTTCATCAACAACCTTTGGATCCAAACATCATGGAAAAAACATTTTCAAATTTTGGATTGGGAAATCATAGCCATAAACCAACACGGGTATTATCGCAAGGAATGCTGCAGCGCCTAAAACTTGTCATCGGTTCCCTTTTACATTGGGATTTTCTTTTGTTTGATGAACCATTCAATGCCCTTGATGAGGACGGACAATCCTTAGCAAAAACATTAATCAAAGAATGGGTTGCAAAACGGAAAACTATTTTATTTGTTGATCATAACAAAGCACGATCACATGAATTATCTTCGCGGCAGATCATTTTAAGCGGAGGACATATTCAGAAGGAAAATCAAGCCTAA
- a CDS encoding ABC transporter permease yields MLAFLVKKELLMEFRAKESFLTMAAFSMVVIVSFSFSFNVSSGRFVEMTPGLFWVMVLFTSVLGLQRSFAYESEFDAFSMLLSAPVDRGLIFLAKWISGWIVLTLIVLIALIPFTLFLRFTIPTNPLVGIGIILLGNASIMCLGSFVSGLAMRSRLSNVLVPILLFPLLSPVVIASVKSTSGWMRGLSFSTWETWIFVLSSFIIIFGLLGYTLFNHITEE; encoded by the coding sequence ATGTTGGCATTCCTAGTTAAAAAAGAATTGCTGATGGAATTCCGTGCAAAAGAGTCCTTTTTAACAATGGCTGCGTTTAGTATGGTTGTGATTGTCAGTTTCTCTTTTTCATTTAATGTAAGTAGTGGACGGTTTGTTGAAATGACTCCAGGACTTTTTTGGGTTATGGTTTTATTTACGTCCGTACTTGGCCTTCAAAGATCTTTTGCATATGAGAGCGAATTTGATGCTTTTTCGATGCTTTTGTCGGCACCTGTTGACCGAGGATTAATTTTCCTTGCAAAATGGATCAGCGGGTGGATTGTATTGACCTTAATTGTACTGATTGCATTAATTCCATTTACTCTTTTTTTACGATTCACAATTCCTACAAATCCTCTAGTTGGCATCGGAATTATTTTATTGGGGAATGCGTCCATCATGTGTTTAGGAAGTTTTGTTTCAGGATTGGCAATGAGATCTCGACTGAGTAATGTGCTCGTACCCATTTTACTTTTCCCTCTTTTATCACCGGTTGTGATTGCATCGGTAAAATCTACAAGCGGTTGGATGAGAGGGCTTTCTTTCTCCACATGGGAAACATGGATCTTTGTCTTATCCTCATTTATTATCATATTCGGCTTGCTAGGTTACACTTTATTTAATCACATAACTGAAGAATAA
- the ccsA gene encoding cytochrome c biogenesis protein CcsA: MNFFFSNRSNQLWTGSVFLLMVVNFYSIIWGTPMVPDQEWAQKIFYLHVPSAWVGFFSYFIVMIAGILFLSKKDHKWDRVGLAAAEIGTLFLILVLITGPIWAKPIWGRAWIWEPRLTTTLVLFLIYMGYFMIRSFGDYPERSARTGAVLGIIAFVDVPIIFLSVKFWIPDIQSHPQVEMSSQPSGILLPFLFSMFCFTAMYFLMLRYRIHILSLKSIREKNDL; this comes from the coding sequence ATGAATTTTTTCTTTTCAAACCGATCGAACCAACTATGGACTGGATCAGTTTTTTTGCTAATGGTTGTCAATTTTTATTCAATCATTTGGGGAACTCCAATGGTCCCGGATCAGGAATGGGCTCAGAAGATATTTTATCTTCATGTACCATCCGCTTGGGTTGGATTCTTTTCTTATTTTATTGTCATGATTGCCGGTATTTTATTCTTATCCAAGAAAGATCATAAATGGGACAGAGTGGGGCTCGCTGCAGCAGAAATTGGAACTTTGTTTTTAATCCTTGTATTAATTACCGGTCCTATTTGGGCCAAACCGATTTGGGGACGTGCCTGGATTTGGGAACCTCGATTAACCACTACGCTGGTCTTATTTCTTATATATATGGGATATTTTATGATCCGATCATTTGGAGATTATCCCGAGCGATCCGCTCGAACGGGGGCAGTCCTAGGAATCATTGCATTTGTTGATGTCCCTATTATTTTTCTTTCTGTAAAATTTTGGATTCCAGACATTCAATCCCATCCTCAGGTAGAAATGTCTAGCCAACCTTCCGGCATTTTACTTCCGTTTTTATTTTCAATGTTTTGTTTCACTGCAATGTATTTCCTTATGTTGCGGTATAGAATTCATATTTTATCACTGAAAAGTATTCGAGAGAAAAATGATCTATAA
- a CDS encoding MBL fold metallo-hydrolase, protein MSLIIQPVTTGPFQENSYLVGLEQSNECIIIDPGDEPNILQKEIDSFGKLLAIVCTHAHLDHIGAVYDLKKIYDCPVYLHENDKSVLDSYEESCSFFGLNPKPKPDIDEWITSDNDLIFNDLPLKVLHSPGHTPGSTCFEIMGHLFSGDTLFAGSVGRTDLPGGDWDELNMSLIKIMKTFSQETVVHSGHGPETTIKLEMQQNPFLIPILSHVDS, encoded by the coding sequence TTGAGTTTAATTATTCAACCCGTTACAACGGGACCTTTTCAGGAAAATTCGTATTTAGTTGGCTTGGAACAGTCAAATGAATGTATCATTATTGATCCGGGCGACGAGCCGAATATCCTTCAAAAAGAAATCGATTCCTTTGGAAAACTGCTTGCTATTGTGTGCACCCATGCTCATTTAGATCATATCGGCGCAGTGTATGATCTTAAAAAAATCTATGATTGCCCGGTATACCTCCATGAGAACGATAAGTCGGTTTTAGACTCATATGAAGAATCCTGTTCTTTTTTTGGTTTGAACCCAAAACCTAAGCCGGATATCGATGAGTGGATTACTTCCGACAATGATCTCATCTTTAATGATCTTCCTCTGAAAGTTCTACATTCACCTGGGCATACGCCAGGAAGTACCTGCTTTGAAATAATGGGACACTTATTTTCAGGCGATACACTTTTTGCGGGATCTGTAGGAAGAACGGATTTGCCGGGTGGTGATTGGGATGAATTAAATATGTCTTTAATAAAAATAATGAAAACTTTTTCACAAGAAACGGTTGTGCATTCGGGGCATGGTCCGGAGACAACTATAAAATTAGAAATGCAACAAAACCCCTTTTTAATTCCTATCCTAAGCCATGTAGATTCCTGA
- a CDS encoding methylenetetrahydrofolate reductase [NAD(P)H]: MKVTKYLKDANNTLFSFEIMPPMRGGSAEKIFSLVDQLMPYNPPFIDLTSRSAEVYYENRSNSNPIKHVKRKRPGTIGLSAAIKNRYNVEAVPHILCNGFTKEETEDALIELNYLGIDNVLAVRGDDLRKVPKKSDKRSRNKYASDLVEQIVKLNQGKYLEDLDDSSPTNFCIGISGYPECHFDSPDPESDLRYTKLKVDQGADYIVTQMFYDNQVYFDFVDRARSAGINVPIIPGIKIITLENHLEIIPDIFHIDIPEVLQSKIRGKSKNEIASAGIDWAMQQVQELVDANVPCVHFYIMSSAKAVTEIVSQF; the protein is encoded by the coding sequence ATGAAGGTGACCAAATATTTAAAGGATGCGAATAATACTTTGTTCAGTTTTGAAATCATGCCGCCCATGCGAGGTGGAAGTGCAGAAAAGATATTTTCGCTTGTTGATCAGCTTATGCCTTACAATCCACCATTTATTGATTTGACAAGCCGGTCGGCGGAAGTGTATTACGAAAATCGATCGAATAGTAATCCAATAAAACATGTTAAACGGAAGCGCCCAGGCACTATCGGATTAAGCGCTGCTATTAAAAATAGATATAATGTAGAAGCAGTTCCGCACATTCTTTGCAATGGATTTACGAAAGAAGAAACTGAAGATGCACTCATTGAATTAAATTATTTAGGCATTGACAATGTACTTGCAGTCCGTGGAGATGATCTTCGGAAAGTTCCGAAAAAATCAGACAAAAGAAGTAGAAATAAATATGCCTCAGATTTGGTAGAACAAATTGTAAAATTGAATCAAGGAAAATACCTTGAAGATTTGGATGATTCGAGTCCTACAAATTTTTGTATTGGTATTAGCGGATATCCGGAATGCCATTTTGATTCTCCTGATCCCGAATCGGATTTAAGGTACACTAAACTCAAAGTGGATCAGGGTGCCGACTATATTGTGACACAAATGTTTTATGATAATCAAGTTTATTTTGATTTTGTAGATCGTGCTCGTAGTGCGGGAATAAATGTTCCCATCATTCCGGGAATAAAAATTATTACCCTGGAAAACCATCTTGAAATTATTCCGGACATTTTTCATATTGATATTCCGGAAGTATTGCAGTCGAAGATTCGAGGTAAATCAAAAAATGAAATTGCCTCTGCCGGCATTGACTGGGCTATGCAACAAGTGCAAGAACTCGTTGATGCAAACGTACCTTGCGTTCATTTTTATATCATGTCATCTGCAAAAGCAGTGACAGAGATTGTATCCCAATTCTAA
- the tilS gene encoding tRNA lysidine(34) synthetase TilS produces MDLNHSFFKHLQESNLIRTGSTILVAVSGGRDSMALLYLLNLVQEQFHFSLHVGHVNHGLRGLSDADAKFVESQCVQWGIPFHGMKLDPSTKVRKKSPEAWAREERYKVLRDLLKTVNGDCIVTAHHANDQAETILFRLQQKSGLDGLRGIHEKQGEIIRPLLRFNRNEIDSYIRENSIPYVEDETNVDTSFPRNFIRHQILKPWDEKDPYFIDSLVTISQESDQLVRFMNQITSEFISSNVRCQNAGNYVIQCNSLSSLPDLIQSRVIKTLAGYSVTPWRKYQWKDLSRFLISAGTGDILTLQSGFRLLRDRDNWILSNQKFSFGKTLMNPGESIQVNDVCFEWDWTSAKREFSKNPMTEIIDGSLLKDNAAILRHWRSGDRFQPYGMKHSKKLSDFLTDEKINRFDKENQLVLEVGNDIIWVCGLRISNQVKVTRQSQAFVSLTMGFSEV; encoded by the coding sequence ATGGATTTGAATCATTCGTTTTTTAAACATCTTCAAGAATCAAACTTGATTCGAACAGGGTCCACGATCCTTGTCGCTGTTTCCGGTGGGCGCGATTCTATGGCATTATTGTATTTACTTAATTTAGTACAAGAACAGTTTCATTTTTCCCTACACGTCGGACATGTAAACCATGGTTTACGAGGTTTATCCGATGCTGATGCAAAATTTGTCGAAAGTCAATGTGTACAATGGGGAATTCCTTTTCATGGAATGAAACTTGATCCCTCTACCAAAGTTAGAAAAAAAAGTCCAGAAGCATGGGCTAGAGAAGAGCGATATAAAGTATTGAGAGATTTACTCAAGACTGTGAATGGAGATTGCATCGTTACAGCGCATCATGCGAACGATCAAGCTGAAACTATTTTGTTCAGACTTCAGCAAAAATCTGGATTAGATGGTTTAAGAGGCATTCATGAGAAGCAGGGGGAAATTATTCGACCGTTGCTTCGGTTTAATAGGAACGAAATTGATTCTTATATTCGTGAAAATTCTATTCCATATGTAGAAGATGAAACAAACGTTGACACATCTTTCCCACGCAACTTTATCCGCCACCAAATCCTAAAACCGTGGGACGAAAAAGATCCCTATTTCATTGACTCTTTAGTAACAATCAGCCAAGAATCAGATCAATTGGTTCGTTTTATGAACCAGATTACATCGGAGTTTATTAGCTCAAATGTTCGTTGCCAAAATGCTGGCAATTATGTTATTCAGTGCAACTCCCTTTCGTCGTTGCCGGATCTGATTCAATCAAGAGTCATCAAAACTCTAGCAGGATATTCGGTTACTCCTTGGCGAAAGTACCAATGGAAAGACCTCTCAAGATTTTTAATTTCCGCTGGCACTGGAGATATACTTACATTGCAGTCCGGATTCAGACTTCTTAGAGATAGAGACAATTGGATTTTATCAAACCAAAAATTTTCTTTCGGAAAAACTCTGATGAATCCGGGAGAATCTATTCAGGTAAATGATGTTTGTTTTGAATGGGACTGGACGTCTGCTAAAAGGGAATTTTCAAAAAATCCGATGACTGAGATTATTGATGGAAGCCTGCTCAAAGATAATGCTGCCATTTTAAGACATTGGAGATCGGGCGACCGATTTCAGCCATACGGAATGAAGCATTCTAAAAAATTAAGTGATTTTTTGACGGATGAAAAAATAAACCGATTTGATAAAGAAAACCAGCTTGTCCTTGAAGTGGGGAATGACATTATTTGGGTTTGTGGATTGAGAATTAGCAATCAGGTGAAGGTAACACGTCAGTCACAAGCATTTGTATCACTAACAATGGGATTTTCAGAAGTGTGA
- the hpt gene encoding hypoxanthine phosphoribosyltransferase produces the protein MDQFELLISSDKIAEKVQEIATELDEKFKDETPIFIGVLNGSFMFMADLIRQISIDCELDFIKLSSYHGSKSSGTVRLLKDISADITGKHVVIVEDIVDSGLTIGFIKERMSKADPASLTLVTFLLKPDLAKLDFPIDIVGFEISPEFVVGYGLDYEQKYRNFDGIYRLKEGLEDI, from the coding sequence ATGGATCAATTTGAACTACTAATTTCTTCGGATAAAATTGCTGAAAAGGTGCAGGAAATTGCCACCGAATTGGATGAAAAATTCAAGGATGAAACGCCTATTTTTATAGGAGTTTTGAATGGAAGTTTCATGTTTATGGCTGATTTAATTCGTCAGATTTCTATTGATTGTGAATTGGATTTTATCAAATTATCTAGCTATCATGGTTCGAAATCCAGTGGTACAGTGAGATTGTTAAAAGATATTTCAGCTGACATTACCGGGAAACATGTTGTTATTGTTGAGGATATTGTGGATTCGGGCTTGACGATAGGATTTATAAAAGAAAGGATGTCTAAGGCAGACCCTGCTTCTCTTACACTAGTTACATTTTTACTCAAGCCGGACCTTGCAAAACTCGATTTCCCTATAGATATAGTCGGGTTTGAAATATCTCCTGAATTTGTTGTAGGTTACGGGTTGGATTATGAACAGAAATATAGGAACTTCGATGGAATATATCGTTTGAAGGAAGGGTTAGAAGATATTTAG
- a CDS encoding ATP-dependent metallopeptidase FtsH/Yme1/Tma family protein — protein MKPGKDHNKNSKNEFQWKRAARTSLIWVFIFSAALFMSNLFTNEGQNKSAITYKQYREFLEDRKIVNVAVVDKIITGELAPPQSITTESGISKEISQFEVILPFVDKEVMAEWEGYGVEYTFKEQSLDWTGYFLNILPWLLIIGFWIFLMRRMQGGGGGMKSIFNFGKSRAKIWTSDKPKVTFDDVAGCVEAKEELNEVIDFLKKPNRFQKLGATIPKGVLLVGRPGTGKTLLARAVAGEAGVPFYSLSGADFVEMFVGVGASRVRDLFEEGKKTAPCIIFIDELDAVGRQRGAGLGGGHDEREQTLNQLLVEMDGFEPHQNIIIMAATNRPDVLDHALLRPGRFDRQVVVDVPDAQGRLGILKVHAKKIVLNKRKVKLMDLAKGTPGLVGADLANIVNEAALLAARKRKKSVDMSDFDEAKDKVMMGVQRKSVILSEKEKELTAYHESGHALVAMKTPGADPVHKVTIIPRGQALGLTMQLPINEQHTYRKKYIEGMLNVMMGGRAAEMIIFKEMTTGAGDDIEKATNIARKMVCEWGMSGKLGPMTFGKKNEEVFLGRDFHSQHNYSDETATLIDEEVVKIIRKAESNADQILLKNLDMLHSMAKELLKHETLDASDIEKILDGKSIRRSKNGSAKPKTGKRKNPSVKKSPKKT, from the coding sequence ATGAAGCCCGGGAAGGATCACAATAAAAATTCAAAAAACGAGTTTCAATGGAAAAGAGCAGCTCGGACATCTTTGATTTGGGTTTTTATATTCAGCGCTGCATTATTTATGTCCAATCTTTTTACCAATGAAGGACAAAATAAATCTGCAATTACCTACAAGCAGTACCGCGAATTTCTTGAAGATAGGAAAATTGTAAATGTTGCTGTAGTGGATAAGATCATTACCGGAGAGTTGGCACCTCCTCAATCAATTACGACTGAAAGTGGAATATCAAAAGAAATTTCACAATTTGAAGTCATTCTTCCCTTTGTAGATAAAGAGGTAATGGCAGAATGGGAAGGGTATGGTGTAGAGTACACTTTTAAGGAACAAAGCCTTGACTGGACAGGCTATTTTTTAAATATCCTACCATGGCTACTTATAATAGGATTTTGGATTTTCCTCATGAGACGGATGCAAGGTGGCGGCGGCGGAATGAAAAGTATCTTTAATTTTGGCAAAAGTAGAGCCAAGATTTGGACGTCTGATAAACCAAAAGTCACTTTTGACGATGTTGCCGGATGTGTGGAAGCCAAAGAAGAATTGAATGAAGTTATAGATTTTTTGAAGAAACCAAACCGTTTTCAGAAATTGGGGGCTACTATTCCTAAAGGTGTTCTTTTAGTCGGCCGCCCGGGGACAGGAAAGACATTGCTTGCCCGCGCTGTTGCCGGAGAAGCAGGTGTTCCGTTTTACAGTTTAAGTGGCGCAGATTTTGTGGAGATGTTTGTTGGTGTTGGTGCGTCTCGTGTTCGGGATCTTTTTGAAGAAGGCAAAAAAACTGCTCCTTGTATTATTTTTATTGATGAACTAGACGCTGTTGGCCGTCAACGAGGTGCTGGTCTCGGTGGAGGACATGATGAACGGGAGCAAACATTAAATCAATTGCTGGTTGAAATGGATGGATTTGAACCCCATCAAAATATCATAATAATGGCTGCGACCAACCGTCCTGATGTATTAGACCACGCATTACTGCGGCCGGGTAGATTTGACAGGCAAGTTGTTGTTGATGTTCCGGATGCGCAGGGTCGATTGGGTATATTAAAAGTCCACGCAAAAAAAATAGTATTAAATAAGAGAAAAGTTAAATTAATGGATCTCGCAAAAGGAACTCCCGGATTAGTGGGCGCCGATCTTGCAAATATCGTAAATGAAGCAGCACTTTTGGCTGCACGAAAGCGGAAGAAATCTGTGGATATGTCTGATTTTGATGAAGCGAAAGACAAGGTTATGATGGGAGTCCAAAGGAAAAGCGTTATTTTGTCAGAAAAAGAAAAAGAGCTAACAGCATATCATGAGTCTGGACACGCTTTGGTTGCCATGAAAACACCCGGCGCCGATCCTGTTCATAAGGTGACGATTATACCTCGCGGACAAGCGCTTGGACTCACGATGCAGCTTCCTATCAACGAGCAACATACCTACAGAAAAAAATATATTGAGGGGATGTTAAATGTTATGATGGGTGGTCGTGCCGCTGAAATGATAATTTTTAAAGAAATGACTACCGGCGCAGGAGATGATATTGAGAAAGCAACCAACATTGCCCGAAAAATGGTTTGCGAATGGGGAATGAGTGGAAAACTAGGCCCCATGACCTTTGGAAAGAAAAATGAAGAAGTATTTTTAGGTCGAGATTTTCATTCTCAACATAATTATAGCGATGAAACTGCAACGTTGATTGATGAGGAAGTTGTGAAAATTATTCGAAAAGCAGAATCAAATGCAGATCAGATTTTATTGAAAAATTTGGACATGCTACATTCGATGGCAAAAGAACTCCTGAAGCATGAAACGCTTGATGCATCTGATATTGAGAAAATATTGGATGGTAAATCGATTCGCCGTTCTAAAAATGGTTCGGCTAAACCCAAAACGGGTAAGCGGAAAAATCCTTCGGTTAAAAAATCCCCTAAAAAAACATAA